The following proteins are co-located in the Polymorphospora rubra genome:
- a CDS encoding SRPBCC domain-containing protein — translation MDLSHPATRVWRALTEPRLIGQWFGETDMVPRIGSQFQLRPTDMPGFNGPVTAKLLEYGEPRRLAMEWRLDRVQTLVIYEVQPTDAGSRLTLHQSCFVNQWYDEHREQLEETYEHVLTGRLPAVLDWLAFSEVDLAAPAEPDGTGSDADRGGTDAVPRRGGARRALPSGPLAALWGDRRVAVLAGVVAVVLLTVGLVALFAAGGDDAPDGAAPTSGSVPNLPAPQATTDATRTSPTPPPRAVPPAPTGSPSASPSGSPSPGGTGSPAAAAAVPLEAEFNRLSTSAFGYRGEVTVDNPGGASARWSVTITLTDSGTVTGASGAQYNQDGQTVTFTGAAVPANGSARFRFDVGGESMFGPKRPSACTIDGRPCSGL, via the coding sequence GTGGACCTATCCCACCCCGCTACCCGTGTGTGGCGTGCGCTGACCGAGCCCCGCCTGATCGGGCAGTGGTTCGGGGAGACGGACATGGTTCCGCGGATCGGCTCGCAGTTCCAGCTGCGCCCGACCGACATGCCCGGTTTCAACGGCCCGGTCACGGCGAAACTTCTCGAGTACGGCGAGCCGCGCCGGTTGGCCATGGAATGGCGGCTGGACCGGGTGCAGACCCTGGTCATCTACGAGGTGCAGCCGACCGACGCCGGTTCCCGGCTGACCCTGCACCAGTCGTGTTTCGTCAACCAGTGGTACGACGAACACCGCGAGCAGCTCGAGGAGACGTACGAGCACGTCCTGACCGGCCGGCTGCCGGCGGTGCTCGACTGGCTGGCGTTCTCCGAGGTCGACCTCGCCGCCCCGGCCGAGCCGGACGGCACCGGTTCCGACGCCGACCGCGGCGGGACGGATGCCGTACCCCGGCGGGGTGGCGCCCGTCGGGCGCTGCCTTCCGGCCCGCTGGCGGCGTTGTGGGGCGACCGGCGCGTCGCGGTGCTCGCCGGCGTGGTCGCCGTCGTCCTGCTCACCGTCGGGTTGGTCGCGCTCTTCGCGGCGGGCGGCGACGACGCCCCGGACGGGGCGGCGCCGACCTCCGGATCGGTGCCGAACCTGCCGGCGCCACAGGCGACCACGGACGCGACGAGGACGTCCCCGACGCCCCCGCCCCGGGCGGTACCGCCCGCACCCACGGGCTCGCCGTCGGCAAGCCCGAGCGGCTCGCCGTCGCCCGGTGGGACCGGGTCGCCGGCCGCCGCGGCCGCCGTGCCGCTGGAGGCCGAGTTCAACCGGTTGTCGACGTCGGCCTTCGGCTACCGCGGCGAGGTCACCGTCGACAATCCGGGGGGCGCTTCCGCCCGGTGGTCGGTGACGATCACGCTGACCGACTCGGGCACGGTGACGGGGGCGTCCGGGGCGCAGTACAACCAGGACGGTCAGACGGTGACGTTCACCGGGGCGGCGGTGCCGGCCAACGGGTCGGCCCGGTTCCGGTTTGATGTCGGCGGCGAATCGATGTTCGGCCCGAAACGTCCGTCGGCCTGCACGATCGACGGCCGCCCGTGCAGCGGGCTGTGA
- a CDS encoding cobalamin B12-binding domain-containing protein, protein MTAPARPAASGPVEAYPEFLDCLAAADEYSATDVALRLLDDGIPAERVLLDLVAPAQEQVGRWWQRNVWSVAQEHAATHISERVVAAVAAQTRVRPHLGRIVVSCMDGEWHALPARLVAEVLRLRGWDVAFLGASVPAAHLVSYLHRDDAHAVALACALPMRLPHAHRMIEACRRADVPILVGGRGFGPDGRWARRLGVHWAGDASSAADVLTDERTLHRPPPEDLDHLADDEYPGLVNRRAELIDTGLRDLTALVPAMADYTPAQLDATVDDLGHIVDFLTAAVYVDDATLFTSFITWMVEVLDSRQVPAHTVDRILEVYADMLHDFPRAHRFLRAGRVAVRS, encoded by the coding sequence GTGACCGCCCCCGCACGCCCGGCCGCCAGCGGCCCCGTCGAGGCGTACCCGGAATTCCTCGACTGCCTCGCCGCGGCCGACGAGTACTCGGCCACCGACGTCGCCCTGCGCCTGCTCGACGACGGCATACCCGCCGAACGAGTCCTGCTCGACCTGGTCGCCCCCGCCCAGGAACAGGTCGGCCGCTGGTGGCAGCGCAACGTCTGGTCGGTCGCGCAGGAACACGCCGCCACCCACATCAGCGAGCGGGTCGTCGCCGCCGTCGCCGCCCAGACCCGGGTACGTCCACACCTCGGCCGGATCGTCGTGTCCTGCATGGACGGTGAATGGCACGCCCTGCCGGCCCGCCTGGTCGCCGAGGTGCTCCGGCTGCGCGGCTGGGACGTCGCGTTCCTCGGCGCCAGCGTCCCCGCCGCCCACCTGGTCTCCTATCTGCACCGCGACGACGCGCACGCGGTCGCGCTGGCCTGCGCCCTGCCGATGCGGCTGCCGCACGCCCACCGCATGATCGAGGCGTGCCGCCGTGCCGACGTACCGATCCTCGTCGGCGGCCGCGGCTTCGGCCCCGACGGCCGCTGGGCCCGCCGGCTCGGCGTCCACTGGGCCGGCGACGCGTCGTCCGCCGCCGACGTCCTCACCGACGAACGGACCCTGCACCGGCCGCCGCCGGAAGACCTCGACCACCTCGCCGACGACGAATACCCCGGCCTGGTCAACCGCCGCGCCGAACTCATCGACACCGGCCTGCGCGACCTCACCGCCCTGGTGCCGGCGATGGCCGACTACACCCCGGCCCAGCTCGACGCGACGGTCGACGACCTCGGCCACATCGTCGACTTCCTGACCGCCGCCGTCTACGTCGACGACGCCACGCTCTTCACCTCGTTCATCACCTGGATGGTCGAGGTCCTCGACAGCCGGCAGGTGCCGGCCCACACCGTCGACCGCATCCTCGAGGTGTACGCCGACATGCTGCACGACTTCCCGCGCGCCCACCGGTTCCTGCGCGCCGGCCGCGTCGCCGTACGCTCCTGA
- a CDS encoding DeoR/GlpR family DNA-binding transcription regulator: MLAQQRQAVILDRVRLTGGVRVTDLATEFGVSDMTIRRDLEVLADRGLLAKVHGGATTVHPGATDEPGFAAKSVRQRAEKAAIAARAAHLVRPGMAVALSAGTTTAELARHLVDVPGLTVVTNSVPAADVLHRAARPDHTVVLTGGVRTPSDALVGPVAVAAIRSLHLDLLFLGVHGMSVRAGYTTPNLMEADTDRALVAAADRLVVLADHTKWGTVGISSIAALDRAHTVVTDPGTPADALAALGEHVPDVVVAN, from the coding sequence ATGCTCGCCCAGCAGCGCCAGGCGGTGATCCTGGACCGGGTCCGGCTCACCGGCGGCGTACGCGTCACCGACCTCGCCACCGAGTTCGGCGTGTCCGACATGACGATCCGCCGTGACCTGGAGGTGCTCGCCGACCGTGGCCTGCTCGCCAAGGTGCACGGCGGGGCGACCACGGTGCACCCCGGTGCCACCGACGAGCCCGGCTTCGCGGCCAAGTCGGTCCGCCAGCGTGCCGAGAAGGCGGCGATCGCCGCCCGGGCCGCCCACCTGGTCCGGCCCGGCATGGCGGTGGCCCTGTCCGCCGGCACCACCACCGCCGAACTCGCCCGGCACCTGGTCGACGTACCCGGGTTGACGGTCGTGACGAACTCGGTCCCGGCGGCCGACGTCCTGCACCGGGCCGCCCGGCCCGATCACACGGTGGTGCTGACCGGCGGCGTACGCACCCCGTCCGACGCCCTGGTCGGGCCGGTCGCCGTCGCCGCGATCCGGTCGCTGCACCTGGACCTGCTGTTCCTCGGCGTGCACGGGATGAGCGTGCGGGCCGGCTACACCACCCCGAACCTGATGGAGGCCGACACCGACCGGGCCCTGGTCGCGGCGGCCGACCGGCTGGTGGTCCTCGCCGACCACACCAAGTGGGGCACCGTCGGGATCTCGTCGATCGCGGCCCTGGACCGGGCGCACACCGTGGTCACCGATCCCGGCACCCCGGCCGACGCGCTGGCGGCCCTCGGCGAACACGTGCCGGACGTGGTCGTCGCCAACTGA